A genomic region of Sander vitreus isolate 19-12246 chromosome 11, sanVit1, whole genome shotgun sequence contains the following coding sequences:
- the wars2 gene encoding tryptophan--tRNA ligase, mitochondrial: MALPVRTNFKHLFRLIHKINSPKRLLCSEACAGDKEPLGCGRVFSGIQPTGVPHLGNYLGALENWVALQNQYPSVLYSIVDLHSITQPQDPAQLRSNILDMAASLLACGIDPERAILFQQSQVSEHAELSWILGCLTSMPRLRHLPQWKTKSKLKNEGSVGLFTYPVLQAADILLYKSTHVPVGEDQVQHLELAQDLARIFNNRYGDLFPEPAALLSSTRKVKSLRDPSAKMSKSDPQTMATITITDSPDDIALKLRRAVTDFTSEVSFDPETRPGVSNLVTIHAAMARISVEEAVAQARGLDTGAYKKLVTEAVIQRLTPIREALERLKSDHAHLEGVLALGTRRARELAAPVLREVRQRVGFC; the protein is encoded by the exons ATGGCGCTTCCCGTGCGGACTAACTTCAAACATCTCTTCAGATTGATTCACAAGATTAATTCTCCTAAAAGATTACTCTGCTCTGAAGCTTGTGCGGGAGACAAG GAGCCTCTGGGATGTGGGCGCGTATTCTCAGGGATCCAGCCAACCGGGGTGCCCCACCTGGGCAACTATCTGGGTGCCCTGGAGAACTGGGTGGCCCTGCAGAACCAGTATCCTTCAGTGCTCTACAGCATAGTGGACCTGCACTCCATCACACAGCCTCAGGACCCGGCACAACTCAGGAGCAACATCCTGGACATGGCAGCCAGCCTGCTGGCCTGTGGCATCGACCCAGAGAGGGCAATACTCTTCCAGCAGTCTCAG GTGTCCGAGCATGCTGAGCTCTCCTGGATCCTCGGCTGTCTGACCAGCATGCCCCGCCTCCGACACCTGCCGCAGTGGAAG ACGAAGAGCAAATTAAAGAATGAAGGCAGTGTTGGTCTCTTCACGTATCCTGTCCTCCAGGCCGCCGATATTCTCCTCTACAA GTCCACTCACGTCCCCGTCGGAGAGGATCAGGTCCAGCATTTGGAGCTGGCTCAGGATCTCGCTCGCATCTTCAACAACCGCTACGGAGACCTGTTCCCTGAACCCGCCGCCCTGCTCA GCTCCACGCGAAAGGTCAAATCCCTCCGTGACCCTTCCGCCAAAATGTCCAAATCCGACCCCCAAACGATGGCGACGATTACCATCACAGACTCCCCCGATGACATCGCTCTCAAGCTTCGACGTGCCGTCACCGACTTCACCTCTGAGGTCAGCTTTGACCCGGAGACTCGGCCAGGCGTGTCCAACCTGGTTACGATCCACGCAGCCATGGCGAGGATCAGTGTGGAGGAGGCGGTGGCCCAGGCCAGAGGTCTGGACACCGGTGCCTATAAGAAGCTCGTCACAGAGGCTGTGATCCAGAGGTTGACGCCCATCAGGGAGGCGCTCGAGAGGCTGAAGTCGGACCATGCTCACCTGGAGGGAGTGCTGGCCCTGGGGACTCGCAGGGCTCGGGAACTGGCAGCACCGGTCCTCAGAGAGGTCCGGCAGCGAGTGGGATTCTGCTGA